A single Triticum dicoccoides isolate Atlit2015 ecotype Zavitan chromosome 2A, WEW_v2.0, whole genome shotgun sequence DNA region contains:
- the LOC119359372 gene encoding probable CCR4-associated factor 1 homolog 11: MIGSLATPFAFLPEVSTTIPALVANGRWMLPALMSLPGNVVVRPVWAHNLQDEVELIESLLPRFRYAAVDTEFPGTVYRPKVPAYALTEEKKYALLKANVDGLHLIQLGLTLFDAAGRLPDLGTGGAVQYVWEFNFREFDVRRHRYAPESIELLRGKGVDFDRTRREGIDGAALGPRLRKLLRGGLGDAGVITFSGTYDLAYLVKLMLGRGYKLPVTPAQFESVVKAMVRKRLYDVKEMARRCPGDVDLRGGLDRVAGKLDVRRAVGEAHQAGSDSLLTCQAFMKIRERYFVDDHELTTLAGVVAGVTVC, from the coding sequence ATGATTGGGTCACTGGCGACGCCCTTCGCCTTCTTGCCGGAGGTCTCGACAACCATACCGGCGCTGGTGGCGAACGGGCGGTGGATGTTGCCGGCATTGATGTCGCTGCCGGGTAACGTGGTGGTGCGGCCAGTGTGGGCGCACAATCTGCAGGACGAGGTGGAGCTAATCGAGTCGCTCCtgccacgcttccggtacgccgcAGTCGACACGGAATTCCCGGGGACGGTGTACCGGCCCAAGGTGCCGGCGTACGCACTCACGGAGGAGAAGAAGTACGCCCTGCTCAAGGCGAACGTCGACGGGCTGCACCTGATCCAACTAGGCCTCACTCTGTTCGACGCGGCGGGCCGGCTCCCGGACCTTGGCACCGGCGGCGCCGTGCAGTACGTGTGGGAGTTCAACTTTCGCGAATTCGACGTCCGGCGCCACCGCTATGCACCCGAATCAATTGAGCTGCTGCGGGGCAAGGGCGTGGACTTCGACCGGACACGCCGGGAGGGAATCGACGGGGCGGCGTTGGGCCCGCGGCTGCGCAAGCTGCTGCGCGGTGGCCTTGGCGATGCCGGGGTGATCACGTTCAGCGGCACCTACGACCTGGCGTACCTCGTCAAGCTGATGCTAGGCCGCGGGTACAAGCTGCCCGTCACGCCGGCGCAGTTCGAGAGCGTCGTGAAGGCCATGGTCCGCAAGAGGCTGTACGACGTTAAAGAGATGGCGCGTCGCTGCCCTGGCGACGTCGACCTCCGCGGCGGGCTGGACCGCGTGGCCGGGAAACTGGACGTGAGGCGGGCCGTCGGTGAGGCGCACCAGGCCGGTTCCGATAGCCTGCTCACGTGCCAGGCGTTCATGAAGATACGGGAGCGCTACTTCGTCGACGATCACGAGCTGACGACCCTCGCTGGCGTGGTGGCCGGCGTCACCGTGTGCTGA